A region of Dioscorea cayenensis subsp. rotundata cultivar TDr96_F1 chromosome 5, TDr96_F1_v2_PseudoChromosome.rev07_lg8_w22 25.fasta, whole genome shotgun sequence DNA encodes the following proteins:
- the LOC120260390 gene encoding nudC domain-containing protein 2 translates to MAEKLAPEKRHSFVHNGQKVFEWDQTLDEVNLYIDLPPDVPSKLFYGKIQAQHLEVGIKGNPPYLNHDLAAPVKTDSSFWTLEDGVMHVTLHKRDKGNTWSSPIKGQGVLDSYTADLEQKRLMLQRFQEENPGFDFSQAQFNGTCPDPRTFMGGIRSD, encoded by the exons ATGGCTGAGAAGTTGGCTCCGGAGAAGCGGCACAGCTTCGTCCACAATG GCCAGAAGGTGTTTGAATGGGATCAAACCCTAGACGAGGTCAATCTGTATATCGACCTCCCTCCCGATGTCCCCAGCAAACTCTTCTACGGCAAGATCCAAGCTCAGCACCTTGAGGTCGGCATCAAGGGCAATCCCCCTTACCTCAAT CACGACCTCGCAGCGCCGGTGAAGACCGACTCTTCGTTTTGGACCCTTG AGGATGGTGTAATGCATGTGACATTGCACAAGAGAGACAAGGGGAATACATGGTCATCGCCCATTAAAGGTCAAGGTGTTTTAGATTCTTATACTGCAGATCTTGAGCAAAAACGCCTTATGCTTCAAAGGTTTCAAGAGGAG AACCCAGGTTTTGATTTCTCTCAAGCTCAGTTCAATGGAACATGCCCTGATCCAAGGACATTCATGGGTGGAATTCGGTCTGACTAA
- the LOC120262192 gene encoding ankyrin repeat and SAM domain-containing protein 4B-like — MYSDRVTAGAKRSIRDRLNGATGDDLGLIRSTNGKRQRQSEDKWKHDLYEDDEEVQYSKSKVGPKDLRLKLQKKDSQQIYQGGKASGVRDLREKLSGVVPAQQISEPKAKPVPESNKSANKNVTSVEKPGSETKVVSNPNSSRRKSQQKSNLSVDGLLQSLSLEKYSIIFQAEEIDMTALVHMNDDDLKALGIPMGPRKKILLALDSKA, encoded by the exons ATGTACTCGGATCGCGTCACCGCTGGAGCCAAGAGATCCATTAGGGACCGCCTCAATGGCGCTACCGGCGACGATCTCGGCCTGATCCGTTCGACCAACGGCAAAAG GCAACGCCAAAGTGAAGACAAATGGAAGCATGACCtttatgaagatgatgaagaagttcAATATTCAA AATCCAAAGTTGGTCCCAAAGATCTACGTTTGAAGCTTCAGAAGAAGGATTCACAGCAAATTTATCAGGGTGGGAAAGCCTCTGGTGTACGGGATCTTCGTGAAAAGCTATCCGGCGTAGTACCAGCACAACAAATTTCTGAACCAAAAGCTAAACCAGTACCAGAGAGCAATAAGTCTGCCAATAAAAATGTCACTTCAGTTGAGAAACCTGGGTCAGAAACCAAAGTAGTGTCAAACCCAAATTCCTCAAgaagaaaatctcagcaaaag TCAAATTTATCTGTGGATGGTTTGCTACAGTCTCTGAGTTTGGAGAAGTATTCAATAATATTCCAGGCTGAGGAG ATTGATATGACAGCACTCGTTcatatgaatgatgatgatctCAAAGCTTTAGGAATACCTATG GGTCCAAGGAAAAAGATACTCTTGGCATTGGATTCCAAAGCTTAG
- the LOC120260315 gene encoding RPM1-interacting protein 4-like — protein sequence MAQNAKVPKFGDWEGTDVPYTQCFDDARRVKNAGRMINPNDPQENPEAFSQDRPSAQDEGEHRRPKHERRASREDSEFHRSTDPSHQRRARRASTGSDRSVEQSPLHHHHQSKSAKGGVSPSALERRASSEAHGVGSRTPVRSRLKNAGRGDETPDKGSTVPEFGGWEKDPNSADGYTGIFDNLRAEKQDGSARVPIVSNDPYQTNGHKRSSQNTGCSCFSWLKK from the exons ATGGCG CAAAATGCTAAGGTTCCTAAATTTGGAGACTGGGAAGGTACTGATGTTCCTTATACTCAATGTTTTGATGATGCTCGAAGGGTTAAAAATGCAGGGAGAATGATCAATCCAAATGATCCTCAAGAAAATCCGGAAGCTTTTTCTCAAGATAGGCCATCAGCACAGGATGAAGGAGAGCACCGAAGACCAAAACATGAGAGACGTGCTAGCAGGGAAGACAGTGAATTTCATCGTTCCACTGACCCATCCCATCAGAGGAGGGCAAGGAGGGCTAGTACTGGTTCTGACCGTAGCGTAGAGCAGTCTCCCCttcaccaccatcaccagtcAAAATCTGCAAAAGGTGGAGTTTCTCCATCTGCATTGGAAAGAAGGGCTTCTTCTGAAGCTCATGGAGTTGGTTCCCGCACTCCGGTAAGATCCAGATTGAAAAATGCTGGCCGAGGTGATGAAACT CCGGATAAAGGGTCAACAGTGCCGGAGTTTGGCGGATGGGAAAAGGATCCTAATTCAGCTGATGGTTACACTGGCATCTTTGATAATCTGAGAGCAGAGAAGCAGGATGGCTCTGCGAGAGTGCCCATTGTGAGCAATGATCCATATCAGACTAATGGCCACAAGCGTAGTTCTCAAAATACG GGCTGTTCATGCTTCAGTTGGCTCAAAAAATGA
- the LOC120261946 gene encoding violaxanthin de-epoxidase, chloroplastic isoform X1, with the protein MAFSVCTNHFPSYGCAQRARCNAQHHQNLSKFKLWANTNISRTCLWMKSQSDSHQFKCGGPHWNSRSEIIAASSKSNVHVEAAELAVLPNVAKQFWKVHVITITGFLMSIFLVVPSTGAVDALKTCTCLLKECRVELAKCIANPSCAANIACLQTCNNRPDETECQIKCGDLFENNVVDEFNECAVSRKKCVPRKSDVGEFKVPDPSALVRNFNIADFSGKWYITRGLNPTFDTFDCQLHEFHVESGKVIGNISWRIRTPDSGFFTRSTLQKFVQDPSQPGILYNHDNEYLHYQDDWYILSSKVENEPDDYIFVYYIGRNDAWDGYGGAVVYTRSSVLPESIIPELEKAAKSVGRDFSKFIKTDNTCGPEPPLVERIEKTVEAGEETILREVEEIEEEVEMVGKTEATLLQRLADGFMEVKRDAENFFRGLGKEEMELLNDLKMEATEIEKVFGRALPLRKLR; encoded by the exons ATGGCATTTAGTGTTTGCACAAACCATTTTCCTTCCTATGGATGTGCGCAACGAGCTAGGTGCAATGCTCAACACCATCAAAACCTATCTAAGTTCAAATTATGGGCCAATACAAACATTTCAAGGACCTGTCTTTGGATGAAATCTCAATCAGATAGTCATCAGTTTAAGTGTGGAGGGCCTCATTGGAATTCCAGGAGTGAAATTATAGCTGCATCAAGCAAGTCTAATGTTCAT GTTGAAGCAGCAGAGCTAGCAGTGTTACCCAATGTTGCAAAGCAATTCTGGAAAGTCCATGTCATCACTATAACTGGATTCCTTATGAGCATTTTTTTAGTTGTTCCTTCAACCGGTGCGGTTGATGCACTCAAGACATGCACTTGTTTATTGAAAGAATGCAG GGTGGAGCTGGCCAAGTGCATTGCGAATCCTTCCTGTGCTGCAAACATTGCTTGCCTGCAAACCTGCAACAATCGTCCTGATGAGACAGAATGCCAG ATCAAGTGTGGGGACTTGTTTGAAAACAATGTGGTAGATGAATTCAATGAGTGTGCGGTATCACGCAAGAAATGTGTTCCTAGAAAGTCTGATGTCGGCGAGTTTAAGGTCCCCGACCCATCTGCACTTGTCAGAAACTTCAACATTGCAGATTTTAGCGGGAAGTGGTACATAACTCGTGGCTTGAACCCTACTTTTGACACTTTTGACTGCCAATTGCACGAGTTCCATGTTGAATCAGGCAAAGTCATTGGTAACATATCATGGCGCATACGAACTCCCGATTCTGGCTTTTTCACTAGATCTACTCTACAGAAATTTGTGCAAGATCCTTCACAGCCTGGAATCCTCTACAATCATGACAACGAGTATCTACATTATCAAGACGACTG GTACATTTTATCGTCTAAGGTGGAAAATGAACCAGAtgattacatatttgtttattatataggTAGGAATGATGCATGGGATGGATATGGAGGAGCAGTAGTGTACACAAGGAGCTCAGTTTTACCAGAGAGCATCATACCAGAGTTAGAGAAAGCAGCTAAAAGTGTCGGCCGAGACTTTAGCAAGTTCATCAAGACAGACAATACATGTGGCCCTGAACCTCCTCTGGTTGAAAGAATTGAGAAAACAGTCGAGGCTGGAGAGGAGACCATCTTAAGGGAAGTAGAGGAGATCGAAGAGGAGGTGGAAATGGTCGGCAAGACCGAAGCTACATTGCTTCAAAGACTTGCAGACGGGTTCATGGAAGTGAAGAGAGATGCTGAAAATTTTTTCAGGGGGCTTGGGAAGGAAGAGATGGAACTTTTGAATGATCTCAAGATGGAAGCAACTGAAATTGAGAAAGTTTTTGGCAGAGCATTGCCATTGAGGAAACTCAGATGa
- the LOC120261946 gene encoding violaxanthin de-epoxidase, chloroplastic isoform X2 yields MSIFLVVPSTGAVDALKTCTCLLKECRVELAKCIANPSCAANIACLQTCNNRPDETECQIKCGDLFENNVVDEFNECAVSRKKCVPRKSDVGEFKVPDPSALVRNFNIADFSGKWYITRGLNPTFDTFDCQLHEFHVESGKVIGNISWRIRTPDSGFFTRSTLQKFVQDPSQPGILYNHDNEYLHYQDDWYILSSKVENEPDDYIFVYYIGRNDAWDGYGGAVVYTRSSVLPESIIPELEKAAKSVGRDFSKFIKTDNTCGPEPPLVERIEKTVEAGEETILREVEEIEEEVEMVGKTEATLLQRLADGFMEVKRDAENFFRGLGKEEMELLNDLKMEATEIEKVFGRALPLRKLR; encoded by the exons ATGAGCATTTTTTTAGTTGTTCCTTCAACCGGTGCGGTTGATGCACTCAAGACATGCACTTGTTTATTGAAAGAATGCAG GGTGGAGCTGGCCAAGTGCATTGCGAATCCTTCCTGTGCTGCAAACATTGCTTGCCTGCAAACCTGCAACAATCGTCCTGATGAGACAGAATGCCAG ATCAAGTGTGGGGACTTGTTTGAAAACAATGTGGTAGATGAATTCAATGAGTGTGCGGTATCACGCAAGAAATGTGTTCCTAGAAAGTCTGATGTCGGCGAGTTTAAGGTCCCCGACCCATCTGCACTTGTCAGAAACTTCAACATTGCAGATTTTAGCGGGAAGTGGTACATAACTCGTGGCTTGAACCCTACTTTTGACACTTTTGACTGCCAATTGCACGAGTTCCATGTTGAATCAGGCAAAGTCATTGGTAACATATCATGGCGCATACGAACTCCCGATTCTGGCTTTTTCACTAGATCTACTCTACAGAAATTTGTGCAAGATCCTTCACAGCCTGGAATCCTCTACAATCATGACAACGAGTATCTACATTATCAAGACGACTG GTACATTTTATCGTCTAAGGTGGAAAATGAACCAGAtgattacatatttgtttattatataggTAGGAATGATGCATGGGATGGATATGGAGGAGCAGTAGTGTACACAAGGAGCTCAGTTTTACCAGAGAGCATCATACCAGAGTTAGAGAAAGCAGCTAAAAGTGTCGGCCGAGACTTTAGCAAGTTCATCAAGACAGACAATACATGTGGCCCTGAACCTCCTCTGGTTGAAAGAATTGAGAAAACAGTCGAGGCTGGAGAGGAGACCATCTTAAGGGAAGTAGAGGAGATCGAAGAGGAGGTGGAAATGGTCGGCAAGACCGAAGCTACATTGCTTCAAAGACTTGCAGACGGGTTCATGGAAGTGAAGAGAGATGCTGAAAATTTTTTCAGGGGGCTTGGGAAGGAAGAGATGGAACTTTTGAATGATCTCAAGATGGAAGCAACTGAAATTGAGAAAGTTTTTGGCAGAGCATTGCCATTGAGGAAACTCAGATGa